The genomic DNA CAAGATGAATGTTAaagcttatttaattttatttatttatttatttattttatttatttatttatttgcacagGGATGTTATTTAGTTGTCCAATACAGTTTATCTTGTATTTTCACGATCCAGGTTCTTTATAAAGTACACCTACATGGTAGCTGCCAGTCAATCCAAAGCAAAGACATACCGAAATGTCTCAATATTTCCAATTATACCTTTGACTTGTTTCGTCATATGTGTATAATTGCTGGCTGCGACTACTTGGAATCACTTCCTGGTATAGGAATCAAAAGAGCACACAATTTGATGAAGAAAGTTGCTGCAGCAAATGGTGATGTGAGGAAAGTATggaattttttaaatcatttaaaaattcaGTGAGGTCACAGGACTCTAtattaaataatttatatagaaagaaaataatttcctGCTGTTATTAAACAGTCAAATGCCCTCTTTATTGAAAACAAGCTTCCTTGCTGCACTCACACAAACTTCTCAGTTTATTgtctgtttgtttgcttgtttttttggatttctttgaTTTCCTTTACAAATGAAATCGAACAGTTTAAATAGTTGTTCATGAATAAGTTATTAATGCACAACTACAGTTCTTTTCAAGGTTACCACAAGTACTTGGTGTAAAAAGTCTTCATGTACCAAGTCCTGAGTATCTTCTGAAATTTGATGTAGCAGATCAAATGTTTCTACATCAGGTGGTATTTGATCCAAGGAACCTGCGGGCTGTACCACTGAATCCTATATTAGATGAGTCTGATGCACCACCAGAGCTGTATCCttgtttattatcatttttatacaTGTAGGTTCTTTTAAAGCACACTGCTTACATTGAGAGTATTTCCTGCTCAAGGCCTTTTAATATTGTGGACACCATTTCAGTTTCAAAACCTGGGGTAGAACACTGGGAACTAGGCTATATTATTCTCATCTCAGTTTTATAAGAGTAGAAAACCTGTTGTCAATAACCTTTACTTGTGGAAGCTTAAACATAGCcaagagaaaattgctttttgCAGTACCTAGGTTCTCCACACCTTGTAATATTTACTGTTAATCCTTAATGCATAAAAAGGCAATTACTGGTAAATGAAAATGATCTTCTTGATATTTGTCTGGGAAACACTGACACAGACACACGATGTAAAGTTTCATATTTCACATTGGAAGATGTACAGGTAATAATCATTCCCATGAAAAATTTGACCTTGGTCCCAAGCAAGATATAAGCATTATAAAAAGTCACTACTTTGTTGATATCATTTAATGTTCAAATTAAAATCCAACTCTTAAATCATTGGAAGTTGTTCTGTGAGAAGTATGAAATAGACAGCCTTTTTTCTTAAGTGCATGAAAATTAGAATTCCCCCTTCATCCAATGAAACATTCAAGTGGGAtactttattttctttgattaaactTCAAGAAAACTAATTTTGCAAAATGTGCATAGTTTCCCTGAGTTCGTCTCTCAGTTGTCTTACTGCAGCATCTGTGATACTTTTGTATGGAAGTACGCGAACTGGGATGGCATAGGGCTTCATTTTCCGCTGCTCATCAGAGACCATGAAGATGAGGAGATGAGATGCTGCCTGTCGTTTCTTCATGGTGACGTTCTTTACATAAACCTTAAGATCATCTCGAAGGCCTCTCAAAGCTCTTGCAAGATTACCTTTCTGACCAGGCAAGGATAGCATTTCTTTTACAGTGGAAATAAGCTTCCTTATGTCAGCATTTTTTGAAATCAGTTTCTCATATTCTTCAACATCCCATGCCAAAGCAAACAATGATTCCTCTGAGAGATTCgactgtttctttttcttctggtAGACAGTTTCTGCTTTTTTCAATTCCCCTTCCAGAAACTCCTTTTCTTCAAGCATACGACCTCCCTCTATCTCCAAGTCTTGGCATGTGAGACTTTTATCTTTACGGTCCTTAACTCCAATACACTGAACAAAATTCAGTCTATTGTGATACTCCTCTATTCTCACTTGAAGACTACCATCTCCCAAATCACAGTCACCTGACCATTCGTTCTTCACAGACTCACGCAAACCCATCTTCATATCTGTCCCATCAGCTTTAACCCACCATCTTCCATTAGGACTTGACTTGTGGGCAGCTGTCAAGGCTAGAATCTATGAGGAATGTGAAGCAGGTGTAGGTTTGTGTCTTGCTACAGTGAAAGACTCATCTTTTCTTGACCTTGTTTTCCACATTTAATTTACAACATGGAGTCTGTActccatcaaatatttttatAAGGCACTGACAAACTCTAGTGGTTTCACTAAAAtgacataataatttatttaagaTACCATCTCAGTGCTCCACCTTAACTTTTCTCATCTCTTGCCCTGGGACTACTtgaactgaaaatttactagTCCTGAGTAAATCTCTGGTAGTCCTTCCTGATTTGCAGCATGGCAATATTATTTGCAATATCTTTTTACAATTAAATTAGACTATCTGTTTTCGCGATCGAAACGTTGCGAGGAACGCATCGAAACAACATTTACAAGACgtgtattttgttttcacctaatgtattttttttagacATTGCAAAAAGTAATTACAAAGTAGTTACTGGTCCTGTGACTAGAGGTTTTAAGTTCCTACTAGTCCAGAAGCATTTTGCACTAGTCCAGGACAAGTGGACTACCGCTAAGTCGAGCACTGCATCTGTAGAGCTATCTTAAGCACTACACAGCACCAGCTTTATTAGTTCAACAAACCTGAATGTCAGTTTCTTTTGAAAACCACTATCTTCTATGTGTCTACGTATTGTCCTTGCACTTGGCCCAGCCACATTTACTTTTGCctaaagattttaaattttttgtatcaatattattatcacCATAATCAtcaaaagaagagaaacaaaCCTGTTATTTACATGCAATTTTGCTTTTGATACACTTACATTTATTATGTACTGTATATTTGTTTGAGCATAAATGACAGCCCAACATTTTCAGGGCTCAAACTCATGGATTTCGTAAATAGTAAGTCACATAACCTtatgtttatcattttattatttaattttggttttgtaACGTACCGTGAGGGGATCTCTCTTTAATTCCACTCTCTTTGAATTAACAGAGGTAACTCCATGCCTTTCTTGGTTCTCTAGAGCCTGGGCAACTGAGGCTTCTTCACGGTATTCTGGGATGGCACCTGTAGTCATCCCTGACCAAATCAGGGAAACAATTCGGTTTGCATCGACTGTCCTGGACATGGTACTTTTTTCATTGCCTTCATTGCCTGGCAAAGTTGGCAAGCAGTCAGCACTTAACATGGCCTGAGTAATCAAGTCAGGACTTGCACTAACTTCACATTCTTCACCAGCACAAACAATACTGCCATCATCTATCTGATCCAATTGATCCTTTTTTTGACCACCACCTGCAGCAACAACATTCTCATTAATACTGTCACTGTCCCTTGTTTCCTCATCATTTTCATCTTTGTCATAGGACCATATTGGTCCATTATGGAGACATGCCCATTTGTTCCCAAAGTGAGCATACATTGTTTCCATCCACTGAATGTAATCCTCTGagcagggctcaaagtttatttttggctttgggagcacCTGTGCTACCACGTGTATATTTCTAGGCGCACTGCCAAAATTTTAGGCGCACAGCTTAAAATACTGGGAGCACATTTTGTAACAGAAAAGCAGAACTTAAGACATTATTACGTCATCTtcagtttttgtattttattttaatccCGTGTTTGTTGTTTTAACTAGTAAAGCTGACTTTTTGTTTGAGACAGCGATAAAATTCTTGTGTCTTGTGATTtttaagggccacgggtcatCAATAGCCTATGAGGCGacgccgaatgggctattgaaccCGTGGCCCtcgagggcgaagggtctaattattttagtatcagccaactagtcggacagaaaaggcaacaataaagttagcaaatgcaagttaaagaaatatttaattgggaattaaatgaaagaaagcgtcacgcttttcgctactcgaggacttttactaatagtcctctagtagcgtagccaatcaaaatgcatgaTTTGCATAGTCcactagttgagtgatactaatACATGTTATCATCATGTTAAAGAACATTCGAAATAACTGAAAAGTTTTCATCATGTATTTCCTTTGTATAGTACACTTGTAACCAAAGAAAATGTACTTGAAAACCGGGATATATACACAACTTCATAATTGATAATAGACGCGTCAGGTCACCAAGATCAGACTTAATGCTGTCGTAAATGGCAATCAATTCTGGACATTTGACGTCGTTGTCGTAGGCCGCTATGtctcgcgcattcctttacaggaATGcagctgttgttaagtgagtcTGCACAACATGAAGCATGACATGAAGATTcagtcgctaagtaaccgccacACATGCTTTCGACCCAtcgcagaggtctcttttcctgtactcgtcAACCCAGTGAACACAAAGAAAAGAgagctctgctagcagggaaccatTGACTAAGGATGAAGCGGTTGAATGCAGGGGGAAAGATTGATTCTTTGAATCCCACTGTAGCTACTCGAATAGTTTAACCCCGCTCTTTGAAAtttgtatatttttcttttttttttttcttgctcatCCTCTTTATTTTATCGCAGACTGATATAGTGATGCAGTATCATTCGAGGCAAATGTACTCGCTTTTGTAGAATGTGAAGGCTGgctttttataagaaaattaCAGACTGCAAGACAATACAAGCACGATGACTCAACTGGGTTACAATtcactttttaaacaattttcttacCTTGAAGAAAAAGGATCATATCGTTGACCCCCTCTTAACCTTTCACTATCACAAACCTTTAACACGTGAAATAAGCATGTGCTTTGTGCATAGTCTTCAATTGCATGTGTCAGCGGAGTTTTAACAAACAGAAGAGTATGGGATCGAATGAAACAACAggaaaaatggaccttcaccggcgttgggggaatttgttgagaaaactAACGACAAATAAACACACACCGATGAAAGGAAAATAATGTACCTTTATTATTTACGGCCAGATTTTGTTATGTATATCTTTATAtctgttgatttatgtttctgTTTCGTGACTTACCACTCGGAGTACGCAAGTATAGTCAGATGAGAAAGCAGAGAGGCAATTCAGTCGCACTGCACTTGAGCGTTTAAGGCGTACGAGTGCGACCACACATGATTTTTTAGGCGCACAaccaaaaatttagtcgcatatGCGACCATTTGGTCGCTAACTTTGAGCCCTGACTGAGGCACGCAGGTTTGTAACATTGTCATGTGAAAAGAACTCGCAGTTATATGAAATGAGGCCAAAAGGCATACGCATGATGGGCATTCTTGTCGTGCTGCCATCTGGGCGTACCTCCCCAATACACTTGCAAAGATGAAAAATTGTGTTGCTTTTCCCTTTGCTCTGCAAGTTTTGCATGCCATGGAGGGAAAGCTTAACATAGTCTTTTGGTATAAACCATTTCAGGTCCTTACTGAAGTCTTGAATGGCAACCTCTTCATATAGTTGTGTTAACAACTGCAATCGTTGACAAGCAGATAGCTTTTTGAATTGCTCAATGACACTTTCTAGAAAATTTCCTGGTAAGATTTTCTTTGGTATGGGATTACGTACAGGGGAAGCATGAATCAAGGAAGAATGTGAATCAGGCAAGCTGCTGTCATTTGGGCTTGATAACTTGTCATCGCCAAAGTAATTGATTCCCAGATTCTCCTCAGCTTCATCAACTGATCTGTATTGCGCACTAAGTTTCTTGGTGACcttgcttcaacatgcatttcCTAAAAGAAGGAAAAGACAAGATGAAAACATAAAATATGATAGTAAGATCCAACTGTTTAACTACAAAAATATAAATGACAACCActctattaattttattattacaaaCTTGATATAACAGAGTTGAATCAGGAAGATTGCCAAAAAGCATATACTATTATGTCAAGTTGATGATACTGTACATGCAATGTATATCAATGTTGAAGATAACATAAATACCTTCAGTGAATAACTACTATTATCAAAAGATTTACAAACCAGATCTTATGGGGAGACCTGTATGCTCTGCTATGGCCTCTGCACAGCTGTCCCAGAATAATGTTGATTTGGTATGTGGCCACGGCTTCTCCACCCACCCGCAGTCTTCTCCAAGGTCACAAAACAAGGCAATATACTGTACCAAGGATTTAATTTCTCTGTCAGTCCAGGTAGCCCTGACAGATGTATCTTCTGATTGCAATCCCTGTATGATTTGCAATAAAAAGAAACCATTAATCATTACAACATGCTGCAAATTCCACAAACGATGAAGGTTCAAAGGGGAACTGAAgccaaaaatattgtttttttcttacttgattaaaaaaataatgcaaTATAAAACAACGTCCTACGCTATTTTTTTATCTCACACAACATTTCTCTCGCAAAAAAACGACGCAACTTACAACTTCATTTCCAAATGACAGAGATTTCCTTGATCGCGAATTGCAGGCTTCTCTTGCGACTTTATTAGATGGGTTGCCAGGGGTAGACCCACTTGGACTACCCACTGGCCGCTTCTTCTTCATGATTTTACCTGGTAAAATAAAGAATAgaagttaaatttaattttttaaaaccaagACGTTCCGCGGACTGCACGCACAATTTCGCGGGTTCGTCGTCACATTTCATAGCGTGAAAGGGAAATAGTGGCAAAAATCCAACTACTTCAGCATCCTATAATTCACTAACCAGAGGGGCGCTCGATCATTTTCTATTAGGAAATTAATCTACTTTGGAATGGATATTAATTTTGAAGTTTGACAAGCTTGGGTTTGGAGAGAAATCGACATAATTTAACATCAACTCAAATTTCACGAAGCTTAACAAAGACAGACAGTGAAGCACCGAAGTCGAGTCTTAACTTGTCTGAGAAGTTACGTTTAGAGTCAAAAAGTTTCCAGCAGCTAGCCCAGTAGCAACTCCAACTTGTCCTGTGGGTTTGAAATCGCAAAGCTAAAAACAAGTAGGTAAAAATTATCAATATTGAGACTCACTTCTTCCTAGAAGCCCGCCATCTTGAGTTCATGTCCACGATAAAAGAGCGTTCGTGATTCGCTACTGCGACGAACCATGAGGCCTTTCAGACCGTGTCCAACCTCCTCTGCGAGTGCCGCGAGGGGTTTCACACAGCACTGTATGATTGTTAATGATTGTTTGGATTGGTTTGTTGATTAGTTTGGAGCCAAAGCAAAGAGTGAGAACctattaaatctaatggaatggaattgtctctcactgagtaattatgtctttaaaatgtattcataccgactcttcaaattgctgtatattattgtaatttatatGAATCCATAAGATCTTCTCGTATAGTTACCTACGTACATGTGAGTGTCCTGGAAAGGTGCGAGAACCTTTAGCAGATGAGTTTTTGGGTAGAGAAAGAGTTACTGATGCAAAGagaactcgtttggcttgtgacagtgctgttgaacgctttgaaaatatcgtggaaggcccgtctctctggcatgcaaagcaatcctttcGGTAGGTTGAAAATTCTAATCtcgtttcatttggtttcattacACTGCACTGTTCTCAACCTCCATTGGAAGAAGAGGTCAGATCAGATATAGAGAATCAAATCGATGAAATGAGATGTACATCTCACATCCAATGGAACTTGTCCTACATTTTAGGTCCTtagaaaaactggaaacttcagttgttgacttTGTTATGCAATACttagcttaaggacggtgcctactaattaaagatatttttgcctcggtgtgtgattatgcaggaaatgtagatcttaacaagtgttattaaaatccaaaaagaaaattggggttaaccacgcatttttcaaagataattcatgaataatatttgtagaaagctttaaaatacaaagcaatgtatggcgttctttctcaaattgaagcttaagtatctctcaaaaatgcatggttacacccaattttctttttggaaaccaagagtacttactaagatctactttctccggatagttttaaaccgcacaaaaatatccctatattagttagcatcggcgataggaaatctgagtatctagaggtgcgcagaacgtatgcgcaataacaatagtaggcaccgtccttaacgtttatgatgaaataaaaaaaatggtataatatAAAGCTTGACCATCCTCTAGAGCCTATTACTTGTAGCACTTAAAAGTCAGTTCCAAAAATGACACCTTTCTCTTGAGTAATGAAgtacttctttctgaagtacatgtaccttaacataccactacataaggagttttttttccgtaattgctcagcccaaagtattaattacagtggcggttattatttgcttattgaagccacagtggtcaagtgtttgagactttaaaggttggttgactgtatgagttctggccccagttgtttgaagggtggatagtgctatccactggataaatcactatttactggataactcaattggttttggtagtgtttatctgctggatagtgatttatctggccccagttgttctaaaggtggataacgctatctaccggaCAAATGACTGTACactggaaagtgcagttggttccgctattacttatccactggatagtgatttatccggctgatactgctatccatcatttgaacaactggagcctggtgggtagtgctatccactttttgaacaactgaggccagatctttatccaacctctcttctctgcctcctttgtcgttgaggacaaaggaggcagagaaaagagaccctgggaacgaggttggtcttgATCATCTCTCAGTTTTCTCGAACTTTAATCCATGTTGCTTTTTATATGTACCCGCATACAACTTAATACTGACAAATGTTTGATAGACTTTGTAAAAAAGTCTGTGATTGGTTAGCATCCCATTAATGGAAGGGACAAAGTTTttactgcttaacccattgacacctcgaACGCCCTAGGATGACCCCAGTTGACGAATAGAATCtccctggcattagacagagtaaaatctgtcaagtctcactcccaggggtcaatgggttaaaggggattagtgataccccttgttactctacagaaaacagagctaaGTGCTGCCATCAATGAACTACCTGGctcatttagtttcattatctagacacagactttatgcttttacagggtgtttgggagcaactttacagcagcctatatttccgataaattttaacaactttgtgaaacaaaaggagaaggtagcattgcagactgtgcagtatttctagtcacttgagaacgtattccacacatcccctcaatttaaattttgtcagttgacggttaagttgtcagtaaattatactgtctattttgaagtcagactgacttcttcatgttggtatgtacagttgtcaacagtttctaatgtaatttattttttatgccaacaaaagaaatgtttaggttcaaggtttgtagacaagtatccattcctttttggagtgttaaaatcaacagccttaggcttttttgcattgctagtcagagagttgaagagaaagtatcatttcaaaacttgtatggTGCTCGCCACCCTACAGAAAGCCTTTGGCAGTGAGGAAGGGATTACAttatttggggggggggggggggtaagatgggaaatgaacattctcaggataatataaaatgtatatataatattgttacatccaATCTGTCAAATTTGATGGTTCAAGATAGGTACTGACCTCCGAtcatctggaaaaatggaatataaagtgcaTTAAGGATGACTAGTCTTAACCTCATGGAGAAGTTTtggcttttgcagtttttattttgcttgatacATACCAGTAATTTCATTGAACTTTCGGTGTGCATCTCTCTGCTCCCCCAAAGGAATTTGACATTACTTAAACgattatgtgaattaaacagttttaagtggggaTGTTCATGTGCTGTGCCCAGAGACCGACGATTGTGAACGacagcttttcattattgttgacaatgaAGTTCTTCTGGAAGTAAGTTCATACAGAGTCTTTCTGCTCAGTTTGGGGTACATTACATGGTTAACCTAGAGTATCCAAGAAAGCCAACATGTCTGCACTGAGTTTCTTGAGAGTATGTATTTAGCATTCGTCAAAACAAAATGCCCTGTATAGAAAGGCGTCTCTACTCTTTTAGCTTAAAGTTAATAGCCTCTTATTACATGTGTTAACAGTTGCACCACCACAGGAGCTTGAACTAACCTGCATGCAAGGGTTTTATTAGAATCTGGGACCTGGGTACTAGCACCTGTCTTgcactgagtacagtacccaccattgctcaaaggaggtctcaagatcaaaagccagactatatatAGGGGTGCCTGCGCACTctgtcacaaggtcccttctactttcaaacttaatgGAAACCCTGACACATAAACATACctgagtccatttcttgatttgtcgcacaacaggcgagaaatagtacagaacatgaccatgtcaggcAATTAACTCATACCATGTCAAATCATGTTATGTTACCGGTATGTAGTAATTTGTACTAGTATTgtggtcaattaaattgtcacactggaaagttttcacagggctgccataaaggacattcacctgtaccagatgttaaccctgagctcacattgtgaaggaaatgaaaactagattctgtttttgatatattgcaggtgaaaatttaatgacagccctgtttaatgctggttttttgtgtgtgtgcttTGAATTAGTTCCAGATCGGCTAAATTTTGTTGTTGGGATAGAAGTGGTCTAAGGAAAATGGACAGTgatagattttaattacaaaaattgtttttgtgtgacacttttcatttatttaatttcactcactttaagaTCTCCACCATCCCTCACGAGAATTTCTTTTTCGTGTTAGTTTGAGCttccaaactgttttcattCCTAGGGACTTGTCTCATTCGCTAAATAGTTTGGCTGATTTCATGCCGCatagatttttcaaaatcattagaGTTTTTAGGTGTTTAAGTTTCAGAAATGtgtatttgttctgcaacattaattattttagtgaaatttaacagagttgtttttgtgattatggcttgtatgtattgccttgtgtatgtatgtaaactgtatatatatttcctaaatttggaaagcacattatatgttcatggaagaataatattctaaaaatcaacatgtttatccaactagaagtatacatctctattcaagaattctcattatttggtggacaacagtcattttctgtttatacaaaataatgaaaagtagcaaaaatgatacttccctcaagacctctacttctttagaacagcaaggaaactcttaaccaaagaactcatctccttttgaaaagaaccctaaaccttctctggtgacgaagaatctaacttgaaagatccttcaaagaaGGCATGCATGTAGTCTTATGATTAAAAGAATGATTTACTCTTTTCGAAAGAATCTCGTTTTAGAGTCTGGTGTTTCGCTCTCCTTCATCTTCCACGatagaaaacaaagacagtctttttaacatttgaaactaatcccGGATCAGTGCATTCAGCAGCAACACAATCTGCTTTACGCTTCCACGTTAAACAAATTCTAATCGAAAATCTCaggcaacacttgacaacacagcccgttggtaacatattcagcgcagatttttgtccagacatatcgctccaacacgtcatattgtttctttttcagttctaggttgggatatcctaattttgctaaagaaaattgcatgccatCGTGAAACAAATCCTCCACTCTCTTCGCCATTTTGCAGTAGCACAGCACCTCGCTGAAGCGGCTCTGTGATTGGCTATTCCGATGAAGGATGTAGCAAGCGTAGCAAAGCATTTGATTGGCCAGAATACAATAGAGCATACGTCATGCCAAATTCTCACCATAAATACAATGGCGGTGAAGATGGAGGTTACATCGACTGCTGCCAGGCCACCTTGCAGTTGTCAAGCCGTTCGTTTGTCTCGTACGGTATTTTTTAACGAAACAAATGTCATGGCGACTTCCGTAATATCTTCCGTTGCTGTTTTGATTTTACTAAATCCTCGGACATGGGTAGAAGCAGAAATGGACAATCCAGAACCGTTTGTATTTGTGCTATAACGAGTAATGTCTAAATTGACTTTTGACACAACTGGACAAATTGAAAACTACAGCAATTTAACTGTACTTTGACTGAATAATACAGCGCTGAATGCATCATGTTATTATTTGATCGAAGCGTGTTTTTTGGTTGCTTTTGTTATTGTGAAGTTTATTTATAAATCCCAATAGCCAACCGATTATCTTGTTCTGACATTGTGATAAATGGATTGGAAAATGTTCTCCCCTAATAATTTAGAGTCGCAAGATTCATGTTTACATATTATAAATAGCTTGGGAGGATGc from Montipora capricornis isolate CH-2021 chromosome 2, ASM3666992v2, whole genome shotgun sequence includes the following:
- the LOC138038310 gene encoding uncharacterized protein; the protein is MKKKRPVGSPSGSTPGNPSNKVAREACNSRSRKSLSFGNEVGLQSEDTSVRATWTDREIKSLVQYIALFCDLGEDCGWVEKPWPHTKSTLFWDSCAEAIAEHTGLPIRSGNAC
- the LOC138038309 gene encoding uncharacterized protein, giving the protein MKMGLRESVKNEWSGDCDLGDGSLQVRIEEYHNRLNFVQCIGVKDRKDKSLTCQDLEIEGGRMLEEKEFLEGELKKAETVYQKKKKQSNLSEESLFALAWDVEEYEKLISKNADIRKLISTVKEMLSLPGQKGNLARALRGLRDDLKVYVKNVTMKKRQAASHLLIFMVSDEQRKMKPYAIPVRVLPYKSITDAAVRQLRDELRETMHILQN